In the genome of Crassostrea angulata isolate pt1a10 chromosome 6, ASM2561291v2, whole genome shotgun sequence, the window TAAAAAGTAACTCTGATCGCTTGAAAAAAAGTCCAAGCGATCTTAATGCACGTGCATGCTTGGAAAGTCTGTCAAAACACGAGTCGCGTTTCGTGTTTTGCTGTTGTTTCACCagtatttaattatttgttgCATATACAGTACAAGTATACAAATGATTTCTTCAGATTCTTGGGTTTTACTTACCGAATACCAAGATAGATTCAGATGGATTTTTTCAAGACTATAAATAGACCAGATGCACCTTAAATGTTTGTCAGTGGTCGTTGTAGAAGAAATAATCCTATCCTGTCTCTATCCAGGAACAGGTACCACCTGTGTTGTggcacatttattttattttttggtataTTTAGTTTTAGAAATCTTGAAGTTAAACTTGAAAATCACCGTAACATAAACATCTAAACTTTGTCTCCTGTCTTCTTTCTAATTCTGATAAATACTTGACAATAGTTTATATTCTGGTCTTGAAGAACATGTGAAGCTTCAAAAGCTGACCAGGCATTGGAGCTTGATGGAACTTTGTGAGGCAATCCTTCATTTTCTTATAGAAGCTTTTTAAGATCAGTCAATTCATAAAAAGAGTTTTTATGATCTACTCTGAACTTAAAGTTTTATATAAGCGACAtcgtttttgggagttgattttaatcaactctcctatgcagttactcagacaaaaaagtgaaacagtgtttggacctcagcacacaTAAttgccgctgacaagacttagttcttgaaaataattgataaactcgatgtaatgtatgctaaagcattgtttttcaaggaaacttatttataaataccttgaaaatagacagattttaaatggtacgaacaatttaaatattatttgttgtcgtatgtattcctacgccagagttcaatatacatgtagtcttgTTGAACTCGACGCTCGTCtttctccgtaaatccttgtcggagactTACgatgtcagccgagcgtttggttgaacgagactagagttcaatattgcttggatccacacaattttcgagaaatatttctattactgatacatagtttgattgaattaattctatctttaaatattatttaacatgattcatatgggggtttctcgacattcttgtcgaaaaagtccaaaaattcataatataaaaaagtgcgtaattcaaattagaaactacatgtacttgtcatgcaaaataacatatcattgattttaaaataaataaacatcgacaaaatcaactcccatcagttcttcagtactttgattgagtAAGTGCTTATCTAAATGAGCGTTTGTACATGTAGACATTTCTCGTgtaaaaatacttaaacttaGTAGTGATgattaaaattagtttaaaCATTCGTCCATTTTTAGTTCTTGATTAAGCATTTGAAGTTACGTTAGTTTTCCTGTGGTTTTACATATTATTTCAATCATTCGTCATTAAAGTAGTGATTtgaaatgtacagaaaaaagaTTTCAATAATCCAGCTGGACATCAAAGCCAATTCCTGCCATTTAGTAACATGGCATCTCTGTATTTTGAAAGAATTCTATTATTGCAGTTCGATTcgattttgacattttaaaagcatttcttTCATTGATTATAGCAGACTATTGCTCTTAATGAATTGATAAAGcagttttagctcacctgagctgaaggCTTAAATTAGTTTTTCTGATGATCGGTGAACGTTGTGACCAATGGCCTCTTATTGTATTATGCAGTCAACCAAATGACCTTCacccatttttgttttcaaggTTTGCATCAGATTCGGGTTTATATGTCTCTAATCTACTGCAAATTCCCTTTTCACTGTGGCAATGATAAGGACatctagtaaaaaaaaacaaatcactCATTTTCGGCATTTATGATAGACCTTTTGACTAGGTcctgaaaattaataatatgGAATTTCCATGACGATTATCACAAACAATGCTCAAACGTAGAACCTCATCAGCAAGTACATTGAATGAGGTAAGTATAATGACGTCTTTAACTGAAGATAACTTTAAAGAGAGTAATTAGAcccataaaatgttttttttccttactcgtaataaattattctttttttaatttattctagTCCTTTAGGTTCTGAGTGTTACGTACATTAGCATTCTACATACCTAGACAGTATAACCTATATATCGAGACAGTAGAACATTAAGATACGTAAGGGATTAATATTCAACATGCTGAGTAACCCACATCATAtatggttttatattatattatattttgaccccccagcctccttaactAAATTAGACGACTGGATATCACGTAATCCAATGTTTGTCATAcgttaatgaatatcaatttcgtTTGTTATGTCATTATAAGAAAAGAAACTGAAAAGAAACTGATTAAGTAAATATTAGCAGACAACAATGGATAAGTCATCATCacttgtgacgtcatattttaattctaaattctCTCAAAAAACGACtactggagagagagagagagagagagagagagagagagagagagagagagagagagagagagagagggacagacagagagaaagacggacagacagacagacaaaatgagaaagaaagaaagaaaactgTTACAATTCTATGTCCATGTTAACCatgttaataaacaaaaaagcgGTATTCATTTggattgtatttatttttcagttaattGAAGCATGTATATTCAGCAACAATCTTAAGCAAAACAAGTCCTTATATTACAAAGTGCTTTAACTTTAGATCGAAATTTACCACTCATTATACAGTACAGTATAAAATTGACAAAGAAGTTTATCAAAGCAAGAAAGTCAAAGAAGTCTCCTAAGGGAATGTACACGTTTTCGTACAAACCCGAGATAAACGAACACAACAGGACTAGTACTCCTTGGGGAAGTTCAGTAATCAAAAACAGGGTCACGATGGTGTACAGCAAACGGTTCGTTCTCCCCATCAACACAGTTCGCTTCCTAGTGGAGAAAGAAAAGGTCTGGCTTCTCCTGTGCAAGGAATGAACTAACGCCCCGACAAACACGATCATCAGCAGACAGGGCAGTAGCTTACCCACGATGGCGTACAGCAGAACATTGGTGTCCACCAAGGTGTGTGAGGCGCTGGTCGCCACAGCCGGGACGTTGATGACGTATATAGACTCGTTATTATCTAGAGTAAACTTCTCGACCCTGTGGGCAAAGGTGTTAGGGATGGAGGAAGCGACCGAAATAACGAGAGCGAAAGAAACCACCGCGGCGGTCTGGAGTCTCCTCGTCCTCTTTGAGACGTGGTGCCTGCTTCTTGATTGAAGGAATCGAAAGATGGTCAGAGAGACCCCGAGCCACACGCTGGCATTGTGGGACGCCAGGGTTATCTGGGAGGCGACGAGGCTGTAGATGACCCTGCTGTAGGACAGGTACTGGGAGAGCGGCTCGTTGTCGTCCCTGATGTAGAACAATATCAGCTGGGGGATGTACAGAACCATGGTGATGGCGTCGCTAATGGCCATCAGAGTCAGAATCAAGTTGCTGGAACTCCGCAGCTCTTTCGTGTTCAGAACGAAAATACTGACGATGTTGGCGAGGATTCCAATCACACAAACAACCAGGCTTGTGTAGCCATGGAATCGGGAGTATCCGTTAGCGATGTTCAGGAGCCAGGTTTGTTCCCCAACTAGCAGGTGCCCGTTTTCGGGGCTTTCATCATATAAATCGTACAGCGCCGAATACAGATCGACAGAAGCGTTAGCTGTGTCTTGCATGGTTCTGGCCAAGCAATCCGAATGATACGAAAGATGATTTTCAAAGCTGATTAAATAAGTTTCCTAACAGTTTTATCGGGTGAAAATTGAAGACTAATTGATTGACAGATGGGAAGGTTTTAAGAATTGAAGAGTTCGGTGGCATTCGCGTTTGAGTTGATCTAAGACTTCCGTGGGAGTTACCAAATAATCACCGATATATTAAATTCTATGttacataaaatgtttt includes:
- the LOC128187651 gene encoding uncharacterized protein LOC128187651; amino-acid sequence: MQDTANASVDLYSALYDLYDESPENGHLLVGEQTWLLNIANGYSRFHGYTSLVVCVIGILANIVSIFVLNTKELRSSSNLILTLMAISDAITMVLYIPQLILFYIRDDNEPLSQYLSYSRVIYSLVASQITLASHNASVWLGVSLTIFRFLQSRSRHHVSKRTRRLQTAAVVSFALVISVASSIPNTFAHRVEKFTLDNNESIYVINVPAVATSASHTLVDTNVLLYAIVGKLLPCLLMIVFVGALVHSLHRRSQTFSFSTRKRTVLMGRTNRLLYTIVTLFLITELPQGVLVLLCSFISDVLIIATVKREFAVD